The Streptomyces cathayae DNA segment CGACGGCATCAAAAGGGGCGGCGCACCGAACAGACAGGGTGCGGGGAGCTTACTCCCCGCACCCCGTCGAGCGGTCGCAGCCCCAGGGGTTACACGTTGCTCAGGACTTGCGGGCTCAGCTCGACTTGACCTTGATCTTGCCGCTGATGATGTCCTTCTTGGCCGTCTCGATGACGTCCTGGAGCTTGGCGTTGTCCGCGAACTTCGGGTTCGAGTTCGACAGGCTCACCTCGCCCGACTTCAGGTCGCCCGTGAGGACACCGGTCCGGGGGCTGCGGTCCTCGACCGACTGCGCCAGCTTGTACACGGACTTGGCGACGTCCTTCATCGCCGAGGTGAGGATCCAGTCCTTGTACTTCGCCAGGGCTTCATGCTGGTACTGGTCGGAGTCCACACCGATCGCCCAGACCTTGTTGGCGGCGGCGGCCTGGATGACTCCCTGACCGGACAGACCGGCCGCCGCGTAGACGACGTCGGCCTTCTTCTCGATCTGGCCCTCGGCGGCGGCCTTGCCCTTGTCCGGGCTGGAGAAGCCACCCTCCTCGGCGGTCTGCGTGAGGAACTGCGAGATGACCTTGACGTCCGGGTTCGTGTCCTTGACGCCCTGCTCGAAGCCGGCCCGGAACTTGTGGATCAGCGGGATGTCCACACCGCCCACGAAGCCGACCGTCTTCGTCTTGGTGGTCTCGGCGGCGGCGACACCGGCGAGGTAGGAGGCCTCCTCCTCGGCGAAGACCAGGTCGGCCACGTTGTCGGCCTCGACGGTGGAGTCGTCGACGATGCCGAAGGTGGTGTCCGGGTACTTCTCCGCGGCCTGCTTCACCGCGGAGGAGTAGAGGTAGCCGATGCCGATGACGGGGTCGTAGCCCTGCTTGGCCAGCGAGGTCAGCCGCTGCACCTTGTCCGCGTCGGTCTCACCGTCGGTGGGCTCGACGTCGGTGGTCTTGTAGCCGAACTCCTTCTTCGCCTGCTGCAGGCCCGCGTACGCGGCGTCGTTGAAGGACTGGTCACCCCGGCCGCCGACGTCGTACGCGATGGCGATGCCCTTGTCGCCCTCGGACTCCGACGAACCGGAGGAGGTCGAGGTACCGCCGCAGGCGGAGAGCGCGAGGGCCAGAGAGGCGGTCGCTGCGCCTGCGACCGTGATCCGGGAAAACCGGCGCATGTGGGGTGCTCCTTCGTACAAGCGCCGGAAGATTCGGCTACGGCGCTGCTCGCCGCAGATTAACGCGCGTAGACCTCCCAGGAAAACCCTTCTGTCCACCTTGTTATGGGCTCGTGGCCGATCCGCCTCCCCGCCCCACCTCACCGTTTCCGATCGCAAACAGAGGAGGAGCCGTGCGCGGTACGGGAGTTGACGCAGCCGGGCGGGCACCTGTTCAGGTGCCCGCCCGGTGCTCGACGCGACGGTCGACGTTCCCGTATTGCCGGCCGCTATCGTCGGCCGACCCTGATCACCCGGATCACCCGAG contains these protein-coding regions:
- a CDS encoding BMP family lipoprotein; this encodes MRRFSRITVAGAATASLALALSACGGTSTSSGSSESEGDKGIAIAYDVGGRGDQSFNDAAYAGLQQAKKEFGYKTTDVEPTDGETDADKVQRLTSLAKQGYDPVIGIGYLYSSAVKQAAEKYPDTTFGIVDDSTVEADNVADLVFAEEEASYLAGVAAAETTKTKTVGFVGGVDIPLIHKFRAGFEQGVKDTNPDVKVISQFLTQTAEEGGFSSPDKGKAAAEGQIEKKADVVYAAAGLSGQGVIQAAAANKVWAIGVDSDQYQHEALAKYKDWILTSAMKDVAKSVYKLAQSVEDRSPRTGVLTGDLKSGEVSLSNSNPKFADNAKLQDVIETAKKDIISGKIKVKSS